The following nucleotide sequence is from Pseudobutyrivibrio ruminis HUN009.
ATGGAACCAATTGCCATCAGACAGAATCTGATACTGATATGGGAATGTAACATCGATGTAAGGCAATCTGTAGTAGTCTTCTGCTCGCATGTAGAAATAAGATGTGCCTTCAATCCAGTTGCCGTAGCTACCTGGAGTAGTATCGAAATCGTGGTCTTTCATTCCTAGATAAATATTGGAGCAATGGTATGCACTGTAGAAATGTTGAACCTCATCTGCTCCGGAGATAGGTGGCATTACCAACTGCATGCAGATACTCCACCCAATCGCCAATACCAGGTAGATTTTTGAGTAACTCCACTCTTTATCTAGAAGCAAAAACCTAGCCAAGTAGATAGTGAGTGCTATCATCACAATCAATATAAGGGCAAAATAACCATTGTAAAATTTTGTCTTTGAAGTGTCGAATGCGTTGAGGCAGAAGAACACAATTGAAAAGATGATTCCAAATGCGCTGACTAAAACTGTCCCCAGTTTAAACGCCTTATCCATTGTCATTGGATAAAAGAAACTCTTTATTTTTTCCAAGGATAATCCTCTCTATCTATTATTTGTTAATTCCACGTAGACGATTTTCCATCTTTCCTAGCTCGTCCAACTGGCCCATGTCCATCCATGTATTTTCGTTGATTGGATAAACGCCAACCTTCTTACCATCATCCTTCAAACGGTTGATGATATCAGGGAAACCGATAAATTCGTCATCATTAATATATTTCAAAACCTCTGGCTCTACGATGTAGATACCAGTATTTGTGAAGAAGCTGAACTCTGGCTTTTCCTTCATATCAAGGATGTTACCGTGCTCGCCAAATTCAACAACACCGTAGGCAACCTGGAAGTTGCGAAGTGAGCAAACCATTGTAATCATGTTGCCCTCAGCCTTGTGATGAGCGTAAATCTTGGAATAATCTTCCTCGATAAGAATGTCGCAGTTTGTAAGGATGAATGTCTCATCAACCTTGCCACGAAGAAGTGAAAGACCGCCGCCTGTGCCAAGTGGCTTGTCCTCATCAACGTACTCAATAGTGTATGGCTTTTCAACCTCACCAAAGTATGACTTAATCATATTTTTCTTGTGGTTTACTACAAGAATCATTCTGTTGATGCCATATTCTGCGAAACTATCCATGATGAGCTCCGCAATTGGCTTCTCCCCAACTGGGATAAGTGGCTTTGGCAAAATGCGTGTGTATGGGTAAAGACGAGTGCCCTTGCCGCCTGCCATCATAACAACTGGGCAAGATAACTCGCTCTGCTTTTTATAATGATTTTCACTCCAGAAGACTGTATCGATGACAACACCATTTTCATCTACGATTGGCAAGCCTTCGATGTTGTGGCGGCGCAAGAAATCCCTTGCCTCCTCCTTTTCATCGGCCTTAAGGCTACGAGGCTTGTAGTTTGCGATTGTGCGCACTTCATCATTTAAATCTCCGCCTGAGAGGATGAATCGTCTTACATCGCCTTCGGATAGTGCAGCTATTAGCTTATTGTTTTCATCGACTATAAAGACTGTTCTTCTGCCGCTGGCATCGAATGTTCTCATGGCCTGAAGAACAGAATCTTCCTCATGTATAAATACATTTTCCATAATTAATATACTCCGCATAATCTTACATTAACAAAAAATAGATTCTCTTTCAGTCACTAGATGTTCCTTTCAGAGAACAATTATTTTGTTAATTAGATTATGCTCATCTAAATTTGCTATTTACTAAAGGTTCGTACCACATCAAGAACGCGGCGGACACCGGCCTCGTCGAGGTTGGTTGAGCATGGTACGTTTACGACGCGTTTCCAGTACCATGGT
It contains:
- a CDS encoding DUF2142 domain-containing protein; the protein is MEKIKSFFYPMTMDKAFKLGTVLVSAFGIIFSIVFFCLNAFDTSKTKFYNGYFALILIVMIALTIYLARFLLLDKEWSYSKIYLVLAIGWSICMQLVMPPISGADEVQHFYSAYHCSNIYLGMKDHDFDTTPGSYGNWIEGTSYFYMRAEDYYRLPYIDVTFPYQYQILSDGNWFHTDDDMKELVQCYTKPTQARRYLLSGLGIAIARLLGFGLSGLVFMGRFMNSLTLVLAGWVCIKLLPVGKLQLLMFSLFPTTLQLCSSYSYDNMSILFSFILLTVCLYLSQEKTKVHAWHVYLIGLIVVILIPNKMVYTLFAVWFFCYST
- a CDS encoding sugar phosphate nucleotidyltransferase, with translation MENVFIHEEDSVLQAMRTFDASGRRTVFIVDENNKLIAALSEGDVRRFILSGGDLNDEVRTIANYKPRSLKADEKEEARDFLRRHNIEGLPIVDENGVVIDTVFWSENHYKKQSELSCPVVMMAGGKGTRLYPYTRILPKPLIPVGEKPIAELIMDSFAEYGINRMILVVNHKKNMIKSYFGEVEKPYTIEYVDEDKPLGTGGGLSLLRGKVDETFILTNCDILIEEDYSKIYAHHKAEGNMITMVCSLRNFQVAYGVVEFGEHGNILDMKEKPEFSFFTNTGIYIVEPEVLKYINDDEFIGFPDIINRLKDDGKKVGVYPINENTWMDMGQLDELGKMENRLRGINK